Proteins encoded in a region of the Streptomyces sp. NBC_00258 genome:
- a CDS encoding aldose epimerase family protein — translation MSAATGSRSSRAWCFSRRSASTCGTSARSVRNVAGGAPRAHARGAPFLCVRRQQPSSGRQLEDRTTVKELFGTLADGTKVHRWSLENGGTRLKVLSYGGVVQSLELPDRSGRYANVSLGFGTIEEYETSSPYFGAVIGRYGNRIADGRFTLDGEEHRLPVNDGGNNLHGGPEGFDRHVWAVEEFASGSDVGLVLRRTSPDGEMGYPGTLTTKVTYTLTGNGDWRIDYEATTDRATVVNLTNHVYWNLAGAGGGSVHDHELTVAASRFTPVDARLVPTGELAEVAGTAFDFRTPKTVGEDLGRPDRQLAHTKGFDHNLVLDKGLTEQPEHFATLREPVSGRALRIATTEPGVQFYSGNFLDGALVGPGGHAYGPGSALCLETQHFPDSPNRPEFPSTVLRPGGTYRSTTVHSFNL, via the coding sequence GTGTCGGCAGCGACTGGCAGCAGGTCATCAAGGGCCTGGTGCTTCTCGCGGCGGTCGGCTTCGACGTGTGGAACAAGCGCAAGGTCGGTTCGTAACGTTGCCGGTGGGGCCCCGCGGGCGCACGCCCGTGGGGCCCCATTTCTCTGTGTACGGCGGCAGCAGCCAAGCTCTGGAAGACAGTTGGAAGACAGGACGACCGTGAAGGAACTTTTCGGAACGCTCGCCGACGGCACGAAGGTCCACCGCTGGTCCCTGGAGAACGGCGGCACCCGGCTGAAGGTCCTCTCGTACGGAGGAGTCGTCCAGTCCCTGGAACTCCCGGACCGCAGCGGCCGGTACGCGAACGTGTCGCTCGGTTTCGGGACGATCGAGGAGTACGAGACGTCCAGCCCGTACTTCGGCGCCGTCATCGGCCGGTACGGCAACCGCATCGCCGACGGCCGGTTCACCCTCGACGGCGAGGAACACCGACTCCCCGTCAACGACGGCGGGAACAACCTGCACGGCGGGCCCGAGGGCTTCGACAGACATGTGTGGGCCGTGGAGGAGTTCGCCTCCGGCTCCGACGTGGGCCTGGTCCTGCGCCGCACCAGCCCCGACGGCGAGATGGGCTACCCCGGCACGCTGACGACGAAGGTCACGTACACGCTCACCGGGAACGGCGACTGGCGCATCGACTACGAGGCCACCACCGACCGGGCCACGGTCGTCAACCTCACCAACCACGTGTACTGGAACCTCGCGGGCGCGGGCGGCGGCTCCGTGCACGACCACGAGCTGACGGTCGCCGCGTCCCGCTTCACACCGGTCGACGCGCGCCTCGTCCCCACCGGCGAGCTCGCCGAGGTCGCGGGCACTGCCTTCGACTTCCGTACGCCGAAGACGGTCGGCGAGGACCTCGGCCGGCCCGACCGACAGCTCGCGCACACCAAGGGCTTCGATCACAACCTGGTTCTCGACAAGGGGCTCACGGAACAGCCGGAGCACTTCGCGACCCTCCGCGAACCGGTCTCCGGCCGCGCCCTGAGGATCGCGACGACCGAGCCCGGTGTGCAGTTCTACTCCGGCAACTTCCTGGACGGCGCCCTCGTGGGCCCCGGCGGCCACGCATACGGTCCTGGCAGCGCGCTGTGCCTGGAGACCCAGCACTTTCCGGACTCGCCGAACCGCCCGGAGTTCCCGTCGACCGTGCTGC
- the mmsB gene encoding multiple monosaccharide ABC transporter permease produces MSTNVTAKSPAPAPAGKGDSTGGDGLLQLMIDGMRRNMRQYGMLIALGLIVVLFAVWTDGDLLLPRNVSNLVLQNSYILILAIGMMLVIIAGHIDLSVGSLTAFVGAVAAVLMVNHDIPWPLAVVMCLLLGAAAGAVQGFFIAYLGIPSFIVTLAGMLLFRGLTEIFLEGQTIGPFPKGLQDVSNGFLPEVGPDTNYHNLTLLLGFAVIAFVVLQEVRDRRRQQEFALEVPPAKLFLLKIVALVAAVLTVTMMLASYKGAPVVLIILGVLVVGFGYVMRNAVIGRHVYAIGGNLPAAKLSGVRDKKVTFLVFLNMGMLAALAGLVFAARFNAASPKAGVNFELEAIAASFIGGASMSGGVGTVLGAIIGGVVLGVLNNGMNLVGVGSDWQQVIKGLVLLAAVGFDVWNKRKVGS; encoded by the coding sequence ATGAGCACGAACGTGACCGCCAAGTCCCCCGCGCCGGCACCCGCCGGCAAGGGCGACTCGACCGGGGGCGACGGCCTGCTGCAGCTGATGATCGACGGTATGCGCCGCAACATGCGGCAGTACGGCATGCTGATCGCTCTCGGTCTGATCGTGGTGCTGTTCGCGGTGTGGACCGACGGCGACCTGCTGCTGCCGCGCAACGTCTCCAACCTGGTGCTGCAGAACAGCTACATCCTGATCCTCGCGATCGGCATGATGCTCGTCATCATCGCGGGCCACATCGACCTGTCGGTCGGCTCGCTCACCGCCTTCGTGGGCGCGGTGGCGGCCGTACTGATGGTCAACCACGACATCCCCTGGCCGTTGGCCGTGGTGATGTGCCTGCTCCTGGGCGCCGCCGCGGGGGCCGTGCAGGGGTTCTTCATCGCCTATCTCGGCATACCCTCGTTCATCGTCACCCTCGCGGGCATGCTGCTCTTCCGCGGTCTGACCGAGATCTTCCTGGAGGGCCAGACCATCGGCCCGTTCCCCAAGGGTCTGCAGGACGTCTCCAACGGCTTCCTTCCCGAGGTCGGCCCGGACACCAACTACCACAACCTCACGCTGCTGCTCGGCTTCGCCGTGATCGCGTTCGTGGTGCTGCAGGAGGTCCGTGACCGCAGGCGGCAGCAGGAGTTCGCGCTGGAGGTGCCGCCTGCCAAGCTCTTCCTGCTGAAGATCGTGGCCCTGGTCGCCGCCGTCCTCACGGTGACGATGATGCTCGCCAGCTACAAGGGCGCCCCGGTCGTCCTGATCATCCTCGGTGTCCTCGTCGTCGGCTTCGGCTATGTGATGCGCAACGCCGTCATCGGCCGCCACGTGTACGCGATCGGCGGCAACCTGCCCGCGGCGAAGCTGTCCGGCGTGCGGGACAAGAAGGTCACCTTCCTGGTCTTCCTCAACATGGGCATGCTGGCGGCGCTGGCCGGTCTGGTCTTCGCGGCCCGCTTCAACGCGGCCTCGCCCAAGGCCGGTGTGAACTTCGAACTCGAGGCGATCGCCGCGTCGTTCATCGGCGGAGCGTCGATGAGCGGCGGCGTGGGCACGGTCCTCGGCGCGATCATCGGTGGTGTCGTCCTCGGTGTCCTGAACAACGGCATGAACCTCGTCGGTGTCGGCAGCGACTGGCAGCAGGTCATCAAGGGCCTGGTGCTTCTCGCGGCGGTCGGCTTCGACGTGTGGAACAAGCGCAAGGTCGGTTCGTAA
- the mmsA gene encoding multiple monosaccharide ABC transporter ATP-binding protein — protein sequence MAGPVLEMRSIVKTFPGVKALSDVSLSVRPGEVHAICGENGAGKSTLMKVLSGVHPHGTYDGDILFEGESCQFKDIRASEQHGIVIIHQELALVPYLSIAENIFLGNEHATRGFISWSETLKHATELLRRVGLSDHPETRVADIGVGKQQLVEIAKALSKKVKLLILDEPTAALNDEDSGKLLELIRGLKDQGITSIIISHKLNEIEAVADSVTILRDGRSIETLDVKATETTEDRIINGMVGRDLDHRFPERTPHDTEVGAAPALEIRNWTVHHPIDQQRKVVDDVSIQVRRGEIVGIAGLMGAGRTELAMSVFGRTYGRYASGTVLKDGTEIRTKTVPEAVKHGIAYVTEDRKHYGLNLIDTINRNISLSALGKVAKRGVVNEHEERQVAERFRKSMNIKAPTVFEPVGKLSGGNQQKVVLSKWIFAGPDVLILDEPTRGIDVGAKFEIYTVIDKLAAEGKAVVFISSELPELLGMCDRIYTMAAGRLTGEVPRAEATQEVLMRQMTKDKR from the coding sequence ATGGCGGGACCCGTCCTGGAAATGCGCTCGATCGTCAAGACCTTTCCGGGCGTCAAGGCGCTCTCGGACGTCTCCCTGAGCGTCCGGCCGGGCGAGGTCCACGCCATCTGTGGTGAGAACGGCGCCGGAAAGTCGACCCTCATGAAGGTCCTCTCCGGCGTCCATCCGCACGGAACCTACGACGGGGACATCCTCTTCGAGGGCGAGTCCTGCCAGTTCAAGGACATCCGGGCGAGCGAGCAGCACGGCATTGTGATCATCCACCAGGAGCTCGCGCTGGTGCCGTACCTCTCCATCGCGGAGAACATCTTCCTCGGCAACGAGCACGCCACGCGCGGCTTCATCAGCTGGAGCGAGACGCTCAAGCACGCGACCGAACTGCTTCGGCGGGTCGGGCTGAGCGATCACCCGGAGACCCGGGTCGCCGACATCGGCGTGGGCAAGCAGCAGCTCGTCGAGATCGCGAAGGCGCTGTCGAAGAAGGTGAAGCTGCTGATCCTCGACGAGCCGACGGCGGCTCTGAACGACGAGGACAGCGGCAAGCTGCTGGAACTCATCCGGGGTCTGAAGGACCAGGGCATCACCTCGATCATCATCTCGCACAAGCTCAACGAGATCGAGGCGGTCGCCGACTCGGTGACGATCCTGCGCGACGGGCGGTCCATCGAGACCCTCGACGTGAAGGCCACGGAGACCACCGAGGACCGGATCATCAACGGCATGGTCGGGCGCGACCTCGACCACCGCTTCCCGGAGCGCACCCCGCACGACACGGAGGTGGGCGCGGCTCCGGCCCTGGAGATCCGCAACTGGACCGTCCACCACCCGATCGACCAGCAGCGCAAGGTCGTCGACGACGTGTCGATCCAGGTGCGCCGCGGGGAGATCGTCGGCATCGCCGGGCTCATGGGCGCCGGGCGCACCGAGCTCGCGATGAGCGTGTTCGGGCGCACCTACGGCCGGTACGCGAGCGGCACCGTCCTCAAGGACGGTACGGAGATCCGCACGAAGACCGTGCCCGAGGCGGTCAAGCACGGGATCGCGTACGTGACGGAGGACCGCAAGCACTACGGCCTCAACCTCATCGACACGATCAACCGCAACATCTCCCTCAGTGCCCTGGGGAAGGTGGCCAAGCGCGGTGTCGTGAACGAGCACGAGGAGCGGCAGGTCGCCGAGCGCTTCCGCAAGTCGATGAACATCAAGGCGCCGACGGTCTTCGAACCGGTGGGCAAGCTGTCGGGCGGCAACCAGCAGAAGGTCGTCCTCAGCAAGTGGATCTTCGCGGGTCCGGACGTGCTGATCCTGGACGAGCCGACCCGCGGGATCGACGTGGGCGCCAAGTTCGAGATCTACACGGTCATCGACAAACTGGCCGCCGAGGGCAAGGCGGTCGTCTTCATCTCCTCCGAGCTGCCCGAACTGCTCGGAATGTGCGACCGCATCTACACGATGGCCGCCGGACGGCTGACCGGTGAGGTCCCGCGGGCCGAGGCCACGCAGGAAGTGCTGATGCGCCAGATGACGAAGGACAAGAGGTAA
- the chvE gene encoding multiple monosaccharide ABC transporter substrate-binding protein — protein sequence MRNRKAALSAIAAAASLALTLSACGQDSDGGSEDTKGDAKGSTVGIAMPTKSSERWIADGANVEKNLKAAGYKTKLAYGEDDPDTQVSQIENMITQGVSALIIAAIDNKSLDNVLQQAKDAKIPVISYDRLILNSPNVDYYASFDNEKVGELQGTQIVEKLGLKDGSKKGPFNVELFAGSNDDNNTQYFFNGAMKVLQPFIDKKQLVVKSGQTKLTQVTTLRWDGGTAQKRMEELLTAAYRKGKVDAVLSPYDGISIGILSALKSDDYGKSKPMPVVTGQDAEVASLKSIKAGEQTATVFKDTRELAKVAANMVDSVLNDKKPEINDTKSYNNGSKVVPAYLLTPVSVDKTNYQKVVIDSGYVKADAVN from the coding sequence ATGCGCAATCGCAAAGCAGCGCTTTCCGCCATAGCCGCGGCCGCCTCCCTGGCCCTCACCCTCTCCGCCTGCGGGCAGGACAGCGACGGCGGCAGTGAGGACACCAAGGGCGACGCCAAGGGCTCCACCGTCGGCATCGCGATGCCGACGAAGTCCTCCGAGCGGTGGATCGCCGACGGCGCCAACGTGGAGAAGAACCTCAAGGCCGCCGGCTACAAGACCAAGCTGGCCTACGGCGAGGACGACCCCGACACCCAGGTCTCGCAGATCGAGAACATGATCACGCAGGGCGTCTCCGCCCTGATCATCGCGGCGATCGACAACAAGTCGCTCGACAACGTTCTCCAGCAGGCCAAGGACGCCAAGATCCCGGTCATCTCCTACGACCGCCTGATCCTCAACTCGCCGAACGTCGACTACTACGCGTCGTTCGACAACGAGAAGGTCGGCGAGCTGCAGGGCACCCAGATCGTCGAGAAGCTCGGTCTGAAGGACGGCTCCAAGAAGGGCCCGTTCAACGTCGAGCTCTTCGCGGGTTCGAACGACGACAACAACACCCAGTACTTCTTCAACGGCGCGATGAAGGTCCTGCAGCCCTTCATCGACAAGAAGCAGCTGGTGGTCAAGTCGGGCCAGACGAAGCTGACCCAGGTCACCACGCTGCGCTGGGACGGCGGCACCGCCCAGAAGCGCATGGAGGAGCTCCTGACCGCGGCCTACCGGAAGGGCAAGGTCGACGCGGTGCTCTCGCCGTACGACGGCATCTCCATCGGCATCCTGTCGGCGCTGAAGTCGGACGACTACGGCAAGAGCAAGCCGATGCCGGTCGTCACCGGGCAGGACGCCGAGGTCGCCTCGCTGAAGTCGATCAAGGCGGGCGAGCAGACGGCGACCGTCTTCAAGGACACCCGTGAGCTCGCGAAGGTCGCCGCGAACATGGTCGACTCGGTGCTCAACGACAAGAAGCCCGAGATCAACGACACCAAGTCGTACAACAACGGCTCGAAGGTCGTGCCCGCGTACCTGCTGACCCCGGTGAGCGTCGACAAGACCAACTACCAGAAGGTCGTCATCGACTCCGGTTACGTCAAGGCCGACGCGGTCAACTAA
- a CDS encoding zinc-dependent alcohol dehydrogenase — protein sequence MSAAQAVVIEGPGEHRLVPHEPVAPASGQALVRVHASGICGSDREVYQGNRPEGYVRYPLTPGHEWSGTVEAVGPGVPEGLVGRKVVGEGFRNCQVCDRCHEGETTLCTAGYEETGFTQPGAMATTLTLPARLLHVLPEDADLTAAALLEPAACIAAAALKANARPGERVAVVGTGTLGMFAVQFLKAGSPSELLVVGTRPDREELSKTFGATDFRTRDQELPDDFDVVIETAGSATAATTAASLLRRGGRLVLTGIPAPGAEGLDPTDLVVRQLEVHTVFGAPPEAWAHTVRVFGAGLLDPLPLVTHELPLDEFAHAIELVGSGDPKVGKVLLRP from the coding sequence ATGAGCGCCGCGCAGGCCGTCGTGATCGAGGGCCCGGGCGAGCACCGGCTGGTCCCCCACGAGCCCGTGGCGCCCGCCTCGGGCCAAGCCCTCGTGCGGGTTCACGCGAGCGGTATCTGCGGCAGTGACCGCGAGGTGTACCAGGGCAACCGGCCCGAGGGGTACGTCCGCTATCCGCTGACGCCGGGCCACGAGTGGTCCGGCACGGTCGAGGCGGTCGGCCCCGGGGTCCCGGAGGGTCTGGTGGGCCGCAAGGTGGTCGGGGAGGGCTTCCGCAACTGCCAGGTCTGCGACCGCTGCCACGAGGGCGAGACAACGTTGTGCACGGCCGGCTACGAGGAGACGGGCTTCACCCAGCCCGGCGCCATGGCCACCACGCTCACGCTGCCCGCCAGGCTGCTGCACGTCCTGCCGGAGGACGCCGATCTGACGGCGGCCGCGCTCCTGGAGCCCGCGGCCTGCATCGCGGCGGCGGCGCTCAAGGCGAACGCGCGGCCGGGCGAGCGGGTGGCCGTCGTCGGCACCGGGACGCTCGGCATGTTCGCCGTGCAGTTCCTGAAGGCGGGCTCCCCCTCGGAGCTGCTCGTGGTCGGCACCCGCCCGGACCGCGAGGAGCTCTCGAAGACGTTCGGCGCGACCGATTTCCGTACCCGGGACCAGGAGCTGCCCGACGACTTCGACGTGGTGATCGAGACCGCCGGGTCGGCGACCGCCGCGACCACCGCCGCCTCGCTGCTGAGGCGCGGCGGCCGGCTCGTCCTCACCGGTATCCCGGCTCCGGGTGCCGAGGGACTCGACCCCACCGATCTCGTCGTACGGCAGCTGGAGGTGCACACCGTGTTCGGGGCGCCGCCGGAGGCCTGGGCGCACACGGTGCGGGTCTTCGGTGCCGGTCTCCTCGATCCCCTTCCGCTGGTCACGCACGAGCTGCCGCTGGACGAGTTCGCTCACGCCATCGAGCTGGTGGGGTCCGGCGACCCGAAGGTCGGCAAGGTGCTGCTGCGGCCTTAG
- a CDS encoding mandelate racemase/muconate lactonizing enzyme family protein yields the protein MRITGISTHVVGTPWRNLTYVQVHTDEGITGVGETRMLGHTDALLGYLREAEANHILGSDPFAVEDLVRRMKYGDYGRAGEIVMSGIAVIEMACWDIKGKALGVPVWQLLGGKVTDRVKAYANGWYTTERTPEAYHKAAQEVVARGYKALKIDPFGTGHFELDHEQSLYAVSLIEAVRDAIGPEAELMLEMHGRFSPATAIRLARELAPFKPAWLEEPVPPENLKALEKVAAKVDIPVATGERIHDRIEFRELFESQAVDIIQPDVGHIGGIWETRKLAATAEAHYVLVAPHNVGGPVLTAASLQVGFTSPNFKILEHFNDFADAEIKKVVKGAPQVVDGYFELSHEPGLGVELDTDAAAEFPQQQARFDLWADGWEQRKPKGGGK from the coding sequence GTGCGCATCACCGGAATCAGCACACACGTGGTCGGGACGCCGTGGCGCAACCTGACCTATGTCCAGGTGCACACCGACGAGGGCATCACCGGAGTCGGTGAGACCCGCATGCTGGGGCACACCGACGCGCTGCTCGGCTATCTGCGGGAGGCGGAGGCCAACCACATTCTCGGTTCCGACCCCTTCGCTGTCGAGGACCTCGTGCGTCGCATGAAGTACGGCGACTACGGGCGGGCCGGCGAGATCGTGATGTCCGGCATCGCCGTGATCGAGATGGCGTGCTGGGACATCAAGGGCAAGGCCCTGGGCGTACCGGTGTGGCAGCTGCTGGGCGGCAAGGTCACCGACCGCGTGAAGGCGTACGCGAACGGCTGGTACACCACGGAGCGCACTCCGGAGGCCTACCACAAGGCCGCCCAGGAGGTCGTCGCGCGCGGGTACAAGGCGCTGAAGATCGACCCCTTCGGGACGGGGCACTTCGAGCTCGACCACGAGCAGTCGCTGTACGCGGTCTCGCTGATCGAGGCGGTCCGGGACGCGATCGGCCCCGAGGCCGAGCTGATGCTGGAGATGCACGGCCGCTTCTCGCCGGCCACGGCGATCCGCCTCGCGCGCGAGCTCGCGCCCTTCAAGCCCGCCTGGCTGGAGGAGCCGGTCCCGCCGGAGAACCTGAAGGCGCTGGAGAAGGTGGCGGCGAAGGTCGACATCCCGGTCGCGACCGGTGAGCGCATCCACGACCGCATCGAGTTCCGCGAGCTCTTCGAGAGCCAGGCCGTGGACATCATCCAGCCGGATGTCGGCCACATCGGCGGCATCTGGGAGACCCGCAAGCTGGCGGCGACCGCCGAGGCCCACTACGTACTCGTGGCGCCGCACAACGTGGGCGGCCCGGTCCTCACCGCCGCCTCGCTCCAAGTCGGCTTCACCTCGCCGAACTTCAAGATCCTGGAGCACTTCAACGACTTCGCGGACGCGGAGATCAAGAAGGTCGTGAAGGGTGCCCCGCAGGTCGTCGACGGCTACTTCGAGCTGTCGCACGAGCCGGGTCTCGGCGTCGAGCTGGACACCGACGCGGCGGCCGAGTTCCCGCAGCAGCAGGCCCGCTTCGACCTGTGGGCGGACGGCTGGGAGCAGCGCAAGCCGAAGGGCGGTGGCAAGTGA
- a CDS encoding SCO2400 family protein, translating into MDYCHPCQRHLNGALACPGCGTSAEACREYAASLEDREDAVDEFDDDPESDEPTGGGRRSRSRRRGGRGVRASRRDRRAALHRRRRKRVLLVGAGLLLAAGGLSLAELGIEAPSSEPKAAAADEASSGSSASADGSSSSDEDGSSGGSGAGSPDASASPSASESKKSKKDKGKDEDEGDKKESADPSRSTDPRTSTPAPGQTTPGDTTPANPSTPDPAPTTEAPTPDPTPTETCTRFLWWCS; encoded by the coding sequence ATGGACTACTGCCACCCGTGCCAACGGCACCTCAATGGCGCCCTCGCTTGCCCGGGGTGCGGTACATCGGCCGAAGCGTGCCGGGAGTACGCGGCTTCCCTGGAGGACCGCGAGGACGCCGTCGACGAGTTCGACGACGACCCCGAGAGCGACGAGCCGACGGGTGGTGGACGCCGGTCCCGTTCCCGGCGCCGGGGCGGCCGCGGGGTCCGGGCGAGCCGGCGCGACCGGCGGGCCGCGCTGCACCGGCGGCGGCGCAAGCGGGTGCTGCTCGTGGGTGCGGGGCTGTTGCTCGCGGCGGGCGGGCTCAGTCTGGCCGAGCTGGGTATAGAGGCCCCCTCCTCCGAGCCGAAGGCGGCAGCGGCGGACGAGGCGTCGTCCGGTTCCTCGGCCTCCGCGGACGGTTCGTCGTCGTCCGACGAGGACGGCTCCTCCGGCGGGTCCGGTGCGGGGTCCCCGGACGCGTCTGCGTCCCCCTCGGCCTCGGAGTCGAAGAAGTCCAAGAAGGACAAGGGCAAGGACGAGGACGAGGGCGACAAGAAGGAATCGGCCGACCCGTCCCGCTCGACCGACCCCAGAACCTCGACCCCCGCCCCGGGGCAGACCACCCCGGGCGACACCACCCCCGCGAACCCGAGCACCCCGGACCCGGCCCCCACGACGGAGGCCCCGACCCCGGACCCGACCCCCACGGAAACGTGCACACGTTTCCTGTGGTGGTGCTCGTAG
- a CDS encoding MarR family winged helix-turn-helix transcriptional regulator, with protein MSTQKTPRIDPLTLEVVDLIGTVVARYHEEYEEAAAEHALTGAQARLLSLLSLEPLPMRRLAQKLKCEPSNVTGIVDRLEVRGLVERRPDPADRRVKLAAVTEEGRGVARSLRDSLRFAREPLAGLSREERVSLRGLLLRMLDGSGSAGVAGPGGS; from the coding sequence ATGTCCACGCAGAAGACTCCCCGGATCGACCCTCTGACACTCGAGGTCGTCGACCTGATCGGCACGGTGGTGGCTCGTTACCACGAGGAGTACGAGGAGGCGGCGGCGGAGCATGCGCTGACCGGGGCGCAGGCTCGGCTGCTCAGCCTGCTCTCGCTGGAGCCGTTGCCCATGCGGCGGCTGGCTCAGAAGCTGAAGTGCGAGCCGTCCAATGTGACCGGGATCGTGGATCGGCTGGAGGTGCGGGGGCTGGTCGAGCGGCGGCCCGATCCGGCGGACCGGCGGGTGAAGCTGGCCGCGGTGACGGAGGAGGGGCGGGGGGTTGCGCGGAGTCTGCGGGACTCCCTGCGGTTTGCCCGGGAGCCGCTTGCGGGGCTTTCCCGGGAGGAGCGGGTGTCTTTGCGGGGGTTGCTTCTGCGGATGCTCGACGGCTCCGGCTCCGCCGGGGTGGCTGGACCGGGCGGTTCGTAG
- a CDS encoding NADP-dependent oxidoreductase — MTDTPELPTVSREWHLVSRPVGWPKPEDFALVETEVKQPGPGQVLVRNEYLSVDPYMRGRMSAAKSYTAPFELGKVMQGGAVGEVIASNAEGIAVGDRVLHFFGWRDHATFDAKSAVKVDPEAAPLSTYLGVLGMTGLTAYAGLLRTASFKEGDTVFVSGAAGAVGSQVGQIAKLKGASRVIGSAGSDEKVKLLVEEYGFDAAFNYKNGSVSEQLREAAPDGIDVYFDNVGGDHLEAAIGSLNLHGRIAICGMISVYNNTEPAPGPKNLARLIATRGRIEGLLVGDHYDLQSQFVQEVGPWVASGELKYRETVVEGIENNLEAFLGVLRGENTGKMIVKL, encoded by the coding sequence ATGACCGACACCCCTGAGCTCCCCACCGTCAGCCGCGAATGGCACCTCGTCAGCCGCCCCGTCGGCTGGCCGAAGCCCGAGGACTTCGCCCTGGTCGAGACCGAGGTGAAGCAGCCCGGCCCGGGCCAGGTCCTGGTGCGCAACGAGTACCTGTCCGTGGACCCGTACATGCGCGGCCGCATGAGCGCCGCGAAGTCGTACACGGCCCCCTTCGAGCTCGGCAAGGTCATGCAGGGCGGCGCCGTAGGCGAGGTCATCGCCTCGAACGCCGAGGGCATCGCGGTCGGCGACCGCGTCCTGCACTTCTTCGGCTGGCGCGACCACGCCACGTTCGACGCCAAGAGCGCCGTCAAGGTCGACCCCGAGGCCGCGCCCCTGAGCACGTACCTCGGCGTCCTCGGCATGACGGGCCTCACCGCGTACGCGGGCCTGCTGCGCACCGCCTCCTTCAAGGAGGGCGACACGGTCTTCGTGTCCGGTGCGGCGGGAGCCGTGGGCAGCCAGGTCGGCCAGATCGCCAAGCTCAAGGGCGCCTCGCGCGTCATCGGCTCAGCCGGCTCCGACGAGAAGGTCAAGCTCCTGGTGGAGGAGTACGGCTTCGACGCCGCCTTCAACTACAAGAACGGCTCCGTGAGCGAGCAGCTGAGGGAGGCAGCTCCCGACGGCATCGACGTCTACTTCGACAACGTCGGCGGCGACCACCTGGAGGCCGCGATCGGCTCCCTCAACCTGCACGGCCGTATCGCGATCTGCGGGATGATCTCCGTCTACAACAACACGGAGCCCGCCCCCGGCCCGAAGAACCTCGCCCGCCTCATCGCGACCCGCGGCCGTATCGAGGGCCTCCTCGTCGGCGACCACTACGACCTGCAGTCGCAGTTCGTCCAGGAGGTCGGCCCCTGGGTCGCTTCCGGCGAGCTCAAGTACCGCGAGACGGTCGTTGAGGGCATCGAGAACAACCTGGAGGCATTCCTCGGCGTCCTGCGCGGCGAGAACACCGGAAAGATGATCGTCAAGCTCTGA
- a CDS encoding organic hydroperoxide resistance protein, whose product MSIQQTDVLYTAVATAENGRDGRVATDDGTLDVVVNPPKEMGGSGTGTNPEQLFAAGYSACFQGALGVVARQEKADISGSTVTAKVGIGKNADGFGLIVEISAEIPNLTPTQARSLLEKAHQVCPYSKATTGNITVTLT is encoded by the coding sequence ATGTCCATCCAGCAGACCGACGTCCTCTACACCGCCGTCGCCACCGCCGAGAACGGTCGCGACGGCCGCGTCGCGACCGATGACGGCACGCTCGACGTGGTCGTCAACCCGCCCAAGGAAATGGGCGGCAGCGGCACCGGCACCAACCCGGAGCAGCTCTTCGCCGCCGGCTACAGCGCCTGCTTCCAGGGCGCCCTCGGCGTCGTCGCCCGCCAGGAGAAGGCCGACATCTCCGGCTCGACCGTCACCGCGAAGGTCGGCATCGGCAAGAACGCCGACGGCTTCGGCCTCATCGTCGAGATCTCCGCCGAGATCCCGAACCTGACCCCCACCCAGGCCCGGTCCCTCCTGGAAAAGGCCCACCAGGTCTGCCCGTACTCCAAGGCCACCACGGGCAACATCACGGTCACCCTGACCTGA